In Setaria italica strain Yugu1 chromosome I, Setaria_italica_v2.0, whole genome shotgun sequence, the genomic window CTTAGTTAAATTCCTTTCTGCTAGTAGAGATCTTTCCTCTTTGGTCAGTGTTTACTGACTGCTGTGTAGAGATTTGTCATCAATGGGTTACCCACAAGGCCTATCTGGTTCCATGAAAATAGGTTCTGGCCATGCGTGGCAAATACATGGGTGTATCTAACCAGCCCAGTTGCATCTACTTTCTTTGATGATTACCTCTGTTTTAATTGTTCCTAATATGTTATTGGATAATGTCTTGTTTCTCTATGTTTTACATTCCAACTTCTTTACTTCATTGCGTTCTTAGAAATACCTAAGTTATTTGGTGGCTAGGAATAGGATTCTGTATGCTAACCCTAGTTATTCAGTGAAATACTTATGGTTGTGTTAAAAATCATTCGAATTCCTCACACAAGATCTGCAGAAGCACTCGTAGTTTTTGCCCTACAGATTGTTTTTGTGACTTGTGGCTATGTGTTTCTTACCAAATTCATCTGAAACATAAGGTTTATGCATTTTTAGGTGGCTGCATGTTTTTTCTACTACATGTATGCATACATTGTTCTAGATTTAGTGGTAGAAACGGTGTTTAGATGACATAATTAAAATTTTAAGATTTGACTGGTATTTTTCTTTGTATATGCATATGTGCTACATTTAAGGTGAACCTACAAAGAGCTTGGTAACTCTGTTTTCTATGTGTTGATTTTGGTTATTTAGCCAATTGacaattttttatttcaaaacatCAAGCCTTGTCATTCATTGTAGTATATTTTTTAATCACAAGTAGAATCCTCTCTGTGTTACAACAACTAGATCATTTCTTGACAAACAATTGTTAAATTACGCTCTATCGTGACATCCCTTTAGTATCATCAGGTATGTCAAAAATGCAATTGGTGTTATGTAATTTGATTTTGTTGAAGCAACTGGATTCATTCTTAATTTTTCTTTACTGCTGAGATATGGTAGTCTTTGTGTTTTTTCTGCACTATTTCCAGAGTTCCGGTGTCTAATATTGATTATTCCCTGTTACTTAATTTTCTTATTCTGATGAAAGTGTAGCCAATCGTTTTTATTTCCTCTCTTCTTCAACAGGAACTTAGGCAGTCTGTTCTTTGGAGCAAGGTTGAGGAATTGCAGAATGCATCAGTGCAGCCTGAATTAGTCCCTGAGTGGAAAACATGGAAACAAGAAGTCATGAAACAGTACTTTCCATTGCATCCTGCTGGTAATGTTGGCAACTTTGAGAAAAACAATTGTTACAATGATCCAGCTTTAGATCAACAAGTTAGTAGAAAGCGTCCAAAACTTGAAGTCCGCAGAGGAGAGACACAAATTTCACACATGGGGGAGGTTGGCCAGACTGCAAAAGAGGACCCAAACCCAAATAATCTTCCTAGTAACTCTGTCATGCATGAAACTGTAGGTGCATTGGAAGTAATAAATCAGAATAATGCTGGCACATTCCCTGGAAATTCTGGTGCCAATGAGACCACAGCATCCGGTAGTGCCAATCCAGCTTTGCAGAATGCTAGACTTGAGTTAGATTCATTCAAGAGTTCACGGCAGTGTTCTGCATACATTGAAGCAAAGGGAAGGCAGTGTGGTAGGTGGGCAAATGATGGTGATATTTACTGTTGCGTGCACCAAAGTATGCATTTTCTTGACCATTCTAGGGAGGACAAGGCACTTACTGTTGAAGCTCCATTGTGCAGTGGTATGACTAATATGGGTAGAAAATGCAAGCATCGAGCTCAGCATGGTACTACTTTTTGTAAAAAGCACCGCCTCCGGACAAACTTGGATGCAATGCACCCTGAAAATCTGTTGGGTTCATCTGAGGTACCCCATATGAGGGAAGAATCTCCGAATAAGTGGGTAGAAGAAGTTTCTAAGTCACAAACAATGTACAGCGTAGACTCTGAAACAGATAAGAATGTCCAGGCTGCTATGCAAGTGAAATTGATGCCCACTGTGGCTACAGAGATCTCAGGTGAAAAAGCTTGTGCAACGGAGAAAATTGATCTGTGCACTGCGTCAACTTCCATCACAAATACTGATGATGTTCCTCTTTGTATTGGAATTCGCTCTCATGACAGTATTGTTGAGTGCCAAGATTATGCCAAGCGACATACTCTTTACTGTGAGAAGCACCTTCCAAAGTTTCTTAAACGTGCCAGGAATGGAAAGAGTCGACTTGTTTCTAAAGATGTCTTCGTCAATCTTCTGAAGGGTTGCACATCAAGGAAAGATAAAATTTGTTTACACCAAGCTTGTGAATTTCTTTATTGGTTCTTGAGAAACAACCTTTCTCATCAACGCACCGGTCTTGGTAGTGACCATATGCCCCAGATACTGGTTGAAGCGTCCAAAAATCCAGATGTTGGACAGTTTTTGTTGAAGTTGATATCTACTGAGAGAGAGAAATTGGAAAATCTCTGGGGCTTTGGTACAAATAGATCTAAGCAAATCTATTCTGAAAACAAAGAAGGATCTGCGGTGTTGTTGCATGAAGAGGGAGCTAATCTTTCATCCGGTCCGAAGTGCAAAATTTGTACTCATGAGTTCTCTGATGACCAAGCTCTTGGATTACATTGGACATCTGCCCATAAAAAGGAATCCCGGTGGCTGTTCAGAGGTTATTCTTGTGCTGTATGCATGGAATCGTTTACCAACAAGAAAGTTCTTGAAAGACATGTGCAGGATGTTCATGGGGCTCAATACCTCCAGTATTCAATTCTCATTCGATGTATGTCATGCAACAGCAATTTTTTGAACACAGATCTGTTGTACCCACACATAGTTTCTGATCATGCCCAACAGTTCAGGCTTCTTGATGTCCCTCAACGACCTAACGGTCGATCTGTTCAACAAACAGAAGGGACAAGTGGTATGCTCCTTTATGATAATCACAACGTTGAGAAGGATGATGGCTCACAGAAGTTCGCCTGCAGATTATGCGGGCTCAGATTTGATCTTCTACCAGATCTTGGCCGCCACCATCAAGTCGCTCATATGGACTCAAGTGCTGTGGGCAACATTCCACCGGGATGTGGAAAGTATCAGCTTAACCGTGGTCGACATTACTATTCTGCTTTCAAGAAAAGTTTACGGCCAACAAGTACATTAAAGAAGAGTAGTAGCTCTGGAATTGAGAAAAGTTTCAAGTTTCAAAGCTCCGGCCTATCTATGGTAAGATCACAAACAGTTGAATCTGAAACAGCCAGCCTAGGCAAGTTACCAGATTTCCAATGCTCAGATGTCGCAGAAACTTTGTTTTCCAAGATTCAAAAGACAAGACCCCATCCAAGCAACCTTGATATTTTATCTGTTGCCCGTTCTGTATGCTGTAAGACAAATCTTCTTGCTGCATTGGAAGTTAAATATGGATCTCTACCTGAGAACATATTTGTGAAAGCTGCGAAGCTATGTAGTGACAATGGCATCCAAATTGATTGGCATCACGAGGAGTTCGTTTGCCCTAAAGGTTGCAAGTCTAGATATAATTCAAATGCTTTGCCTCCTATACAGCTCATGTCAGCTGATTTTCCAGAAGCTCCTTCTGTGATTGATCCTCCAAATATTGATGAAATGTGGGACATGGATGAATATCATTATGTTCTTGATTCAAAGCACTTTGTATGGAAGCTTAAAAAGGAGAGAGTTGTTCTCTGTGAAGATGTAAGCTTTGGCAGGGAGGAAGTTCCAATTGTCTGTGTCATTGATGTCGATGCAAAAGATTCTTTCAGTACGAAGCCTGAAGAACTTCTGCCACATGGCAGTTCTGTGCCGTGGCAAGGTTTGCACTATATCACAAAGCGTGTGATGGATTCATCTCTTGTTGATTCAGAGGTACTCTTTTGGATTATCGTATCTTTTTAGTAATTGATATATATGAACATATTTAATAAAGGGGCCTATGTTTTGGATATATGCACATCTCATGTCACTTTATTCATCTTCAGAAAAATGTTTTCTAACAAGTTGTGTTTCTGCAGAACTCTATGCCTGGGTGTGCATGTTCTCATACTGAATGTTTCCCTGAGAAATGTGATCACGTGAGTCTCTTTGACGGTGTGTACGATAACCTGGTGGATATCCATGGGACACCAATGCATGGCAG contains:
- the LOC101762748 gene encoding histone-lysine N-methyltransferase SUVR5 isoform X2, whose product is MLMDPPVMQVDCQLQNDVEKTSSYDRKLTTSHGDYGWTGSDVHPTNDAIICNPVEGTEQIKKNGDVSYSNDVKLQLNVSTENNNGLQSDDGNFNKQSFCKEDRHHPQEIIHHPPTTISLPSSCKLNGDAMPSQEEKIAEDHVKVDGNVDALSKEVGADLIGCHAGQKELQCPLQDLSEIACSIDLARNKSSPQEETNTSVSPLNDTGHNVDNNSCNGDTNYKGEELDMGNSGDEDHAVALWVKWRGKWQTGIRCCRVDYPLTTVKAKPTHDRKSYIVVFFPRTRSYSWVDMLLVLPIEECPSPLVNGTHRKWRKLVKDLGVPRRYIMQKLAISMLNLSDELHIEAVIDNARKATTWKEFALEASCCTDYTDLGKMLVKLQNMILPDYISCQWLQNLDMWKQKCMNAKDAETIEMLYEELRQSVLWSKVEELQNASVQPELVPEWKTWKQEVMKQYFPLHPAGNVGNFEKNNCYNDPALDQQVSRKRPKLEVRRGETQISHMGEVGQTAKEDPNPNNLPSNSVMHETVGALEVINQNNAGTFPGNSGANETTASGSANPALQNARLELDSFKSSRQCSAYIEAKGRQCGRWANDGDIYCCVHQSMHFLDHSREDKALTVEAPLCSGMTNMGRKCKHRAQHGTTFCKKHRLRTNLDAMHPENLLGSSEVPHMREESPNKWVEEVSKSQTMYSVDSETDKNVQAAMQVKLMPTVATEISGEKACATEKIDLCTASTSITNTDDVPLCIGIRSHDSIVECQDYAKRHTLYCEKHLPKFLKRARNGKSRLVSKDVFVNLLKGCTSRKDKICLHQACEFLYWFLRNNLSHQRTGLGSDHMPQILVEASKNPDVGQFLLKLISTEREKLENLWGFGTNRSKQIYSENKEGSAVLLHEEGANLSSGPKCKICTHEFSDDQALGLHWTSAHKKESRWLFRGYSCAVCMESFTNKKVLERHVQDVHGAQYLQYSILIRCMSCNSNFLNTDLLYPHIVSDHAQQFRLLDVPQRPNGRSVQQTEGTSGMLLYDNHNVEKDDGSQKFACRLCGLRFDLLPDLGRHHQVAHMDSSAVGNIPPGCGKYQLNRGRHYYSAFKKSLRPTSTLKKSSSSGIEKSFKFQSSGLSMVRSQTVESETASLGKLPDFQCSDVAETLFSKIQKTRPHPSNLDILSVARSVCCKTNLLAALEVKYGSLPENIFVKAAKLCSDNGIQIDWHHEEFVCPKGCKSRYNSNALPPIQLMSADFPEAPSVIDPPNIDEMWDMDEYHYVLDSKHFVWKLKKERVVLCEDVSFGREEVPIVCVIDVDAKDSFSTKPEELLPHGSSVPWQGLHYITKRVMDSSLVDSENSMPGCACSHTECFPEKCDHVSLFDGVYDNLVDIHGTPMHGRFAYDEDSKIILQEGYPIYECNSSCTCNSSCQNKVLQKGLLVKLELFRTENKGWAIRAAEPIPQGTFVCEYVGEVVKTDEAMKTAERMSSSECSYLFDIASQIDRERVQTVGTVKYMIDATRSGNVSRFINHSCSPNLSTRLVLVESKDCQLAHIGLFANQDIAAGEELAYDYRQKLVPGDGCPCHCGSKNCRGRVY
- the LOC101762748 gene encoding histone-lysine N-methyltransferase SUVR5 isoform X1, producing the protein MLMDPPVMQVDCQLQNDVEKTSSYDRKLTTSHGDYGWTGSDVHPTNDAIICNPVEVVEVNNASQMGIDDVSDSSSKRSPINLGDLPQGTEQIKKNGDVSYSNDVKLQLNVSTENNNGLQSDDGNFNKQSFCKEDRHHPQEIIHHPPTTISLPSSCKLNGDAMPSQEEKIAEDHVKVDGNVDALSKEVGADLIGCHAGQKELQCPLQDLSEIACSIDLARNKSSPQEETNTSVSPLNDTGHNVDNNSCNGDTNYKGEELDMGNSGDEDHAVALWVKWRGKWQTGIRCCRVDYPLTTVKAKPTHDRKSYIVVFFPRTRSYSWVDMLLVLPIEECPSPLVNGTHRKWRKLVKDLGVPRRYIMQKLAISMLNLSDELHIEAVIDNARKATTWKEFALEASCCTDYTDLGKMLVKLQNMILPDYISCQWLQNLDMWKQKCMNAKDAETIEMLYEELRQSVLWSKVEELQNASVQPELVPEWKTWKQEVMKQYFPLHPAGNVGNFEKNNCYNDPALDQQVSRKRPKLEVRRGETQISHMGEVGQTAKEDPNPNNLPSNSVMHETVGALEVINQNNAGTFPGNSGANETTASGSANPALQNARLELDSFKSSRQCSAYIEAKGRQCGRWANDGDIYCCVHQSMHFLDHSREDKALTVEAPLCSGMTNMGRKCKHRAQHGTTFCKKHRLRTNLDAMHPENLLGSSEVPHMREESPNKWVEEVSKSQTMYSVDSETDKNVQAAMQVKLMPTVATEISGEKACATEKIDLCTASTSITNTDDVPLCIGIRSHDSIVECQDYAKRHTLYCEKHLPKFLKRARNGKSRLVSKDVFVNLLKGCTSRKDKICLHQACEFLYWFLRNNLSHQRTGLGSDHMPQILVEASKNPDVGQFLLKLISTEREKLENLWGFGTNRSKQIYSENKEGSAVLLHEEGANLSSGPKCKICTHEFSDDQALGLHWTSAHKKESRWLFRGYSCAVCMESFTNKKVLERHVQDVHGAQYLQYSILIRCMSCNSNFLNTDLLYPHIVSDHAQQFRLLDVPQRPNGRSVQQTEGTSGMLLYDNHNVEKDDGSQKFACRLCGLRFDLLPDLGRHHQVAHMDSSAVGNIPPGCGKYQLNRGRHYYSAFKKSLRPTSTLKKSSSSGIEKSFKFQSSGLSMVRSQTVESETASLGKLPDFQCSDVAETLFSKIQKTRPHPSNLDILSVARSVCCKTNLLAALEVKYGSLPENIFVKAAKLCSDNGIQIDWHHEEFVCPKGCKSRYNSNALPPIQLMSADFPEAPSVIDPPNIDEMWDMDEYHYVLDSKHFVWKLKKERVVLCEDVSFGREEVPIVCVIDVDAKDSFSTKPEELLPHGSSVPWQGLHYITKRVMDSSLVDSENSMPGCACSHTECFPEKCDHVSLFDGVYDNLVDIHGTPMHGRFAYDEDSKIILQEGYPIYECNSSCTCNSSCQNKVLQKGLLVKLELFRTENKGWAIRAAEPIPQGTFVCEYVGEVVKTDEAMKTAERMSSSECSYLFDIASQIDRERVQTVGTVKYMIDATRSGNVSRFINHSCSPNLSTRLVLVESKDCQLAHIGLFANQDIAAGEELAYDYRQKLVPGDGCPCHCGSKNCRGRVY